The window ACGTGAGAAACCTAGGGCATCGGCGGGGCCGGGGACCAGCACCGACTAGCCTGTCCCCCACCATGGAAGACGAGCCGAAGACTCTTCTGGTCACCCTCACGGGCAAGGACCGGCCCGGCGTCACCTCCTCGATCTTCGGGGCCCTGTCCGCCGCCGGGGTCGAGGTCCTCGACATCGAGCAGATCGTGCTCCGGCGCCGTCTCGTGCTCGGCATCCTGGTCACCGCGCCGCGGGACTGGAAGAAGCTGCGCGACGTGATCGAGCGCACCGCCGCCGAGCTCGACATGTCGGTCGAGGTCGACCGCGGGGCCGGCGACAACCGCAGCCGGCCCGGCGAGCGCTCGCACATCACGATCATCGGCAGCCCCCTGAAGGCGTCCGCGATGGCAGCCGTCGCGGGGCGGATCGCCGACGCGGGCGCCAACATCGACCGGATCGAGCGGATGGCGCGCTACCCGGTCACGGCCCTCGAGCTGCACGTCTCCGGCGCCCCCGCGGAGGCGCTGCGCCCGGTGCTCGCGGCAGAGGCGGTCCGCCTCGGCATCGACCTCGCAGTGCAGCGAGAGTCGCTGCACAGGCGCGGGGTGCGCCTCATCGTGATGGACGTCGACTCCACGCTCATCCAGGGCGAGGTGATCGAGATGATCGCCGCCCACGCCGGGCAGGAGGCCGAGGTCGCGCGGGTCACCGAGGCCGCGATGCGGGGTGAGCTCGACTTCGAGCAGTCGCTGCGCGAGCGGGTGGCCCTCCTCGAGGGTGTGCCCGCGTCCGCGCTCGACGAGGTCTACGCCTCGATCGTCCTCGCGCCGGGGGCCCGCACGATGGTCCGGACGCTGCGCCGCCTGGGCTACCGGTTCGCGATCGTGTCCGGCGGGTTCAGCCAGATCACCGACCGGCTCGCAGCCGACCTCGGCATCCACTTCGCCCGCGCCAACGAGCTCGAGATCGTCGACGGGCACCTCACCGGCCGGATCGTCGGCGACGTCGTCGACCGGGCCGGCAAGGCGGCCGCGCTGCGCGAGTTCGCCGCGGAGGTCGGCGTACCCCTCGACGCCACGATCGCCATCGGCGACGGCGCCAACGACCTCGACATGATCGAGGCAGCCGGTCTCGGCATCGCCTACAACGCCAAGCCGATGGTGCGCGACGCGGCGCTCACCTCGGTCAACGTGCCCTACCTCGACTCGGTGCTCTACCTGCTCGGGATCTCCCGCGAGGAGATCGAGGACGCCGACGCCGAGGTCGGCATCGTCACGCCCGCGCCCCTGCTGGGCTGATCCCGACCGCGACGCACCCACCGATCTCCTCGTCCTCGACGACCGCGGTCGCCAAACCGGCGGCGGTCATCGCCGCCGTCGTCGCCTCGGCCTGCGAGGGGCTGGTCTCGACGAGCAGCACTCCCCCGGGTGCCAGCCAGTCAGGGGCACCCGTGGCGAGCCTGCGGTGGAGGTCGACCCCGTCGGGACCACCGTCGAGGGCCGCGTGCGGCTCGTGGTCGCGGGCCTCGGGCGGCATGTCGGCGATCCGGTCGGTCGGGACGTAGGGAGCGTTCGCGGCGAGCACGTCGACCCGCCGGCGCAGGTGCCGCGGGAGCGCGTCGTAGAGGTCGCCCTCGTGGAGCGCGGCGGTGGGTGCGTTGGTGCGCGCGCAGTCCAACGCCGCCCTGCTCAGGTCGGCGACGTGCAGCTCGCCGACGTCCTCGACGCAGGCGGCGACCGGCGCCACGCCGCAGCACATCTCCAGCACCACCGGCGATCGGCGCCGACTGACGTGGGCGATCGTCGTCCGGGCCAGCAGCTCGGTGCGGCGGCGTGGCACGAAGACCCCCGGCGCGACCACGAGCCGCCGGCCGAGGAAGTCCACCCAGCCGAGCACGGTCTCCAGCGGCTCTCCGGCGACCCGGCGGGCCACCAGCTCCTCGAGGTCCTGCGGCGTGGCCGCCGCGGCTGTGAGCAGCGTGGCCTCGTCCTCGGCCCACACGCAGCCCGCCCCGCGGAGCCGCTCGACGGTCCCGGGGCCGGTGTCGGGCGACCTCACGCGTCGACGACGTGGAACGCCTTCAGGCGCCCCGTGCCGGGGCCGAGGTCGGCCCACGGAACGTCGACCTCGAAGACCGCGAGCGCCGAGGTCGGGAACCCGCGGGTGATCATCCCGGTCGACGCGTCGTCGTCGCCGTCGCCGTCGTCGAGGAGCTCGGCGACGTAGGCCATGGTCGGGTTGTGCCCGACGACCACGAGCGTCCGCACCGCGGGATCGATCTCATGCACCAGGTCGAAGGCGGAGTCGGCGCCCGCGGCGTAGAGCGCGGCGGAGAAGTCGGGCGCGCAGTCCCAGCCGGCCGCGCCGGACAGCTCCGCCCAGGTGTCGCGGGTGCGCTGCGCGTCGGAGACGAGCGCCGCGTCGGGCACCACGGCCTGCTCCGCCAGCCACCGCCCTGCGGCCGCTGCGTCGGCCCGACCGCTCGGCGCCAGGGAGCGCTCGTGGTCGGACGGCGCGACCGACTCGGCCTTGGCGTGACGCATGACCACCAGCCGGCGTACGCCGTCGTCGCGACCCCCGGCCGCGTCACGGTTGCCTGACTCCTGCATGGCCCCACCCTTCCAGCCGCTAGCCTGCCTGTCATGCCCAGGGGACCACTCATGATCATCGGTGGCGCCGAGGACAAGGTGCGCAAGCCGACGATCCTCAAGCACTTCGTCGCCCTCAGCGGCGGCCGCGACGCGCGCATCGCCGTCATCCCGACGGCCTCGTCGCTCGGTCGCGAGGTGGTCGAGGTCTACGACGCGCTCTTCACCAAGTTCGGTGCGGCCGCGGTCGACGCGGTGCGGCCGGAGTCGCGCGAGCAGGCCCACGATCCGGCCCTGGTGAAGGCGATCGACGAGGCCACCGGCGTCTTCATGACCGGGGGCAACCAGCTCAAGCTGTCCTCCATCGTGTGCGGCACGCCGGTGGGCGAGGCGATCCTGCGCGCCCACGAGCGCGGCGCGGTGGTCGCCGGCACGTCGGCCGGAGCGAGCATCCAGTCGTCGCACATGGTCGCCTTCGGCGTCGGCGGCGCGACCCCGAAGCAGCGGATGACGCAGGTGGCGGCCGGGCTCGGGCTCGTCGGCGAGACCGTCATCGACCAGCACTTCGACCAGCGCAACCGCTACGGCCGGCTGCTGATGATCGTCGCCCAGAGCCCGCAGCTGCTGGGCATCGGCGTCGACGAGGACACCTGCGGCCTCGTGGAGGACGTCGACGGCGACCTCGTCATGCGCGTGCTGGGCAAGGGCGCGGTGACGATCTTCGACGGCTCCCGGATGGTGTCCAACGCCTACGAGGCCAAGCGGTCCTCGCCGCTGCTGGCCAGCGGCGTCGTCTTCCACACGCTGCCCGAGGGTGCCGTCTTCGACCTCACGACCAGGGCGCTCGTGGCCCAGCAGCCGGCGGTCGACCCCGAGGAGGCCGACGAGCTGGCCGAGGCCGGACGTGACCTGCGCCAGCTGGCCCGCGACATCGCCGCTGCCGACGCCACCCCGGCAGCGATCGCACGACGCCTCAAGAAGCGTCGTACACCCCCCACCTCTTCATAAGTCCACCCCCAGACGCACGGAGGAACTGCATGAGCGAGCGACCCACCCCGGACCTCGAGATCGTCGAGACGCGCGTCTACCGCGGAGCCAACGTCTGGTCCTACGACAGGTCGATCCACCTCGTGGTCGACCTCGGCTCGCTCGAGCAGTTCCCCACCAACACGATCCCCGGCTTCACCGACGACCTGGTCGCGATGCTGCCCGGCCTGCGTGAGCACTCCTGCTCGCGCGGTCGTCGCGGCGGCTTCCTCGAGCGCCTCAACGAGGGCACCTGGCTCGGCCACGTCGCCGAGCACGTCGCGCTGGCGCTCCAGCAGCTCGTCGGGCACGACATCCGTCGTGGCAAGACGCGGCAGGTCAAGGGCGAGGTCGGCCGCTACAACATCATCTACGGTTACGTCGACGAGAACGTCGGCCTCTCCGCCGGTCGCCTCGCGGTCACGCTGGTCAACCACCTGGTCGAGGGCGACCCGGAGTTCGACTGGGAGACCGAGCGCGACGACTTCATCCGTCGCGCCGAGCGCACCGCGTTCGGGCCTTCGACGCAGGCGATCGTCGACGAGGCGGTCTCGCGCGACATCCCGTGGATCCGGCTCAACCAGTACTCCCTCGTCCAGCTCGGCCAGGGCGTTCACGCCAAGCGGATCCGCGCCACGATGACGTCGGAGACGTCGTCGATCGCCGTCGACATCGCCTCCGACAAGGACCTCACCACCAAGCTCCTCGGCGCTGCCGGCCTCCCGGTGCCCAAGCAGGACAACGTCCGCACCGAGGACGGCGCGGTGACCGCCGCCAGGCGGATCGGCTACCCGGTCGTGCTCAAGCCGCTCGACGGCAACCACGGTCGCGGGGTGTGCCTCGACCTGCAGGACGAGGACGACGTACGCGCTGCGTTCCCGATCGCGGCCGAGCAGTCGCGCCGTGGCAACGTCATCGTCGAGTCGTTCGTGACCGGCAAGGACTACCGCTGCCTGATCATCGACGGCCGGATGGTCGCGATCGCCGAGCGCGTGCCCGCGTCGGTGACCGGTGACGGCACGTCGACGGTGCAGGAGCTGGTCGACCTGACCAACGCCGACCCGCGGCGAGGTGTCGGTCACGAGAAGGTGCTGACCCGGATCAAGGTCGACGACGCGGCCGTCGAAGTGCTCGCCGACCAGGACCACACCCTCGACTCGGTCCCGGCCGAGGGCGAGATGGTGAAGCTCGCGCTGACCGGCAACATGTCGACCGGCGGGATCTCGATCGACCGGACCTTCGAGGCACACCCGGAGAACGTCGAGATCGCCGAGGAGGCCGCGCGCATGGTCGGCCTCGACATCGCCGGCATCGACTTCATCTGCCCCGACATCACCCAGCCGGTCCGCGAGACCGGCGGCGCGATCTGCGAGGTCAACGCCGCGCCCGGCTTCCGGATGCACACCCACCCGACGATCGGCGAGCCCCAGTTCATCGCAAAGCCGGTGGTCGACATGCTCTTCCCGCCGGGTGCGACGTCGCGGATCCCGATCGTGGCCGTGACCGGCACCAACGGCAAGACGACCACGAGCCGGATGATCAGCCACATCTTCAAGGGCATGGGCCGCAAGGTCGGGATGACCTCGACCGACGGCGTCGTGATCGACGAGCGGCTCGTGATCCGGGCCGACGCGTCCGGTCCCCGATCGGCGCGGATGGTCCTGCAGAACCCGCGCGTCGACTTCGCCGTGTTCGAGGTCGCCCGCGGCGGCATCCTGCGCGAGGGACTCGGCTACGAGCGCAACGACGTCGCCGTCGTGCTCAACGTGCAGCCCGACCACCTCGGCCTGCGGGGCATCGACACCGTCGAGCAGCTCGCCGACGTGAAGGCCGTGATCGTGGAGGCGGTGCCGCGCGACGGCCACGCCGTGCTCAACGCCGACGACCCGCTGGTGCGCGAGATGCGCCGCAAGTGCTCGGGCCAGGTGGTGTGGTTCTCGATGGAGGAGCCCGGCAGCGAGGTGCGCGAGATGATCGACGCCCACTGCCGTCGCGGCGGCAAGGCGATCGTGCTCAACCCCAGCGACCGCGGCGAGATGATGGTCGTCCAGCACGGACGCCGGGAGATGCAGCTGGCGTGGACCCACCTGCTGCCCGCGACGTTCAACGGGCGGGCCCGGATGAACGTCCAGAACTCGCTCGCCGCAGCCGCTGCCGCCTTCGCGGCCGGGGCACCCCTGCACGACATCCGCCAGGGCCTGCGCACCTTCTCGACGAACTACTACCTCTCCCCCGGCCGCCTCAACGAGGTCGAGGTCGACGGCGTCAACGTCATCGTCGACTACTGCCACAACGCACCCGGCATGAAGATGCTCGGCGACTTCGTCGACCGGGTGGGCGACTCGCTCGAGTCCTCGCACGACCTCGCCCGGCCCTCGCGGATCGGCATCATCGCCACCGCCGGCGACCGGCGCGACCAGGACATGGTCGAGCTGGGCCACATCGCGGCCCAGCACTTCGACGTGTGCATCGTCCGGGAGGACGTGGCGCTCCGCGGTCGCGAGCGCGGCGCCACCGCTGCGCTGGTGATGGAGGGCGTGCAGGCGGCGATGGCCGAGGGCGCCCGCTGCAAGCAGGCCGAGCTCGTGCTGGAGGAGATCGAGGCAGTGCGCCACGCGATGAGCCGCGCCAACCGCGGTGACCTCGTGGTGGTGTGCGTCGACAAGCACGCCGAGGTGATGACCGAGCTGGAGAACTGGTCCGACCAGGCCTACGCCGGTGCCGGCGCGTCGGCCGAGGCGCCCGCCGCCGATCCCGACTTCATGCCCACGCCGGGGGCCTGAGTGCGGGTCATCGACCTCGCGGACCTGCCCCACCGCCCGATCGAGGCGCACGGGAGCCGCGGCTTCTCCGTGGGCGCGTTCGGCCTCGGGGCGGACACCCACCTGGTCGCCGTCGACCTCGCTCCGGGAGGCGTGATCGGTCGTCACCCGGCGGTGGGGTGCCAGCTGCTGGTCGTGTTCGCCGGCGAGGCCGAGGTCAGTGGCGCCGAGCTGACCGTGCGTCGCATCGGCCCCGGCCAGGGAGCGGTGTGGGAGCCCGGCGAGGTGCACGAGACCCGCTCCCCCGGTGGCATGACGGCCCTGATCGTCGAGGGCGACCTCGACATCGGTGCCCCCGGCGAGCAGGTCGACCCCGGCGACGTCTGACGCAGGTCGTCAGGCGCCGCCGACCGGGGTGTCGACGGGCGCGATCCCCTGCCGGGACGGCGTGCTGCGCTCACCGAGCAGGGCCACCCCGACGGCGCCAACGAGGGACACGACCGCGGTCACCAGGACGGCCCGGTGCCAGCCGTCGACGAGACCCTGGGCGGTGACCGCACCGGCGGGCGCGGCGACGACCGACACCACGGTGACGCCGAGCGCCGACCCGAGGTAGCGCGCGGTGTTGTTGGCGCCGCTCCCGAGGCCCGCCTGGCCCGGAGGGACGCTCGCCACGCTCTCGCGGCCCATCGCGGCGTTGAGCACGCCCGTCGCCACCCCGGCGAGCAGGAGCCCCGGCACGAACCTCGCCGGGCCGCTCCCCACGCCGACGCCGAGCACGAGCAGCTGACCGAGGGCGATGACGGCCAGTGCGCCGGACATCCGGGCGCGTCCGCTCCACGCCTCCGGGAGCCGTCGCGCCCCGAAGGCCGTGACGACGCTCGGCAGCGACCACGCGAGCATCAGCCAGGCGGCCGTCGTCGCCGAGATGTCGAGCGCCGAGCCGACGAAGCCGGAGACGTACGACATCAACGCGATGATCCCGGCACCGGTGGCGAGCCCGGCGATGTTCACCGCGCGGAAGGCCGGGCGGCCGAGCAGGCCGAGGTCGAGCATCGGGTGGGTGGAGCGTCCCTCGATGACGACGAAGGCGACGAGCATGCCCACGCCCACGGCCAGCAGCACCAGGGTGACCGGGCGGCCCCACCCGGCACGCCCCTCGGTCAGCCCGGCCAGCAGGGCGGCGACCCCGAGCGCCATCAGCACGACACCCGGCACGTCGAGGCGGGCCCGGTGGTCGGAGCGGGACTCGGGGCACCCCCGTCCGGCGACCGCGAGGGCCAGGCCGGCCGCGCCGAGGACGACGTACACGTCTCGCCAGGAGTGGAGCGAGCTGAGGTAGTTGCCGAGCAACGGTCCGATCGCGATGCCTGCGCCGACGCTGGCGCCCCACACCCCGGTGGCCCGACTGCGGGCGACGGGGTCGGGGTGCGCGTGGGCGATCATGCCGAGGCCGGCCGCGACCACCGCGGCTCCGCCGGCGCCGGCGGCGATCCGGGACGCCACGAAGGCGGTCACGTCGCCCGAGGCCGCCCCCACCAGCGACGCGAGCCCCAGGAGGAGCGAGCCGAGGACGAACCAGCGCCGTCGTCCGTAGTCGTCGGCCAGGCGGCCGGCGGTCAGCAGGAAGGCACCGAGACCGATGCTCATCGAGCTCAGCACCCACGTGCCGCCACGATGACCGGCGCCGAGCCCGGCGACCGTCTCGTTGAAGTTGGCCAGCGGCGCGGTGAAGGCGACCAGCACGGCGACGGTGCCGAGGGAGGCGGTCGCGAGGGTGCGGCGTGGCGACACGGTCGCTCCTTTTGGTTCGATGAACAGACCAAAGCACGATAGCATCGCCCCATGGCACTCGGCACCGACTATCCGCGGCAGGACTGCGGCATCGCCCGATCGCTCGAGCTGGTCGGCGAGCGCTGGACCCTGCTGATCCTGCGCGACTGCTTCCTGGGGGTCCGCCGGTTCTCCGACCTCCAGGCCCACCTCGACGTGTCGCGAGGAGTCCTGGCGGCCCGGCTCGACGCGCTGGTCGGCGCCGGGCTGCTGGTGCGGGTCGGCGAGGGACATGCGTCCTACGAGCTCACTGCCGACGCCCTCGACCTCTGGCCGGTCCTGCACGGCCTGGCCCAGTGGGGTGATCGCCGGACCAGCCCCGGCCGCCCCCGGCGCACGTTCCACCACCTCGCGGACGGCGGCGACTGCGGCGTGATCGGCGCCGACGGCCGGTGCACGACCTGCGACTCCGCCCCGCGACCGGGCGACATCGAGACCCGTCCCGGGCCGGGCGCCGACCGGACCCTGCGCGACGACCCGGTGTCGCGGGCCCTGCGTGAGCCGCACCGCTTGCTGGAGCCGCTCGTCACGCGCTGACCCGCTCAGGCGTCGCGCGTCCAGACGACGAGCTCGTCGACCGCGTCACTGCCGTCACCCTCGCGGTGGAAGGCGACGACGTCGCCGGTGGCGACCTGCCTGAGGCCGTACGTCGCTGCGCGTCGCGCGACCTCCGCCCGCTCGAACCGCTGCACGCGATGGCCCCCGCGCACCACGCTGACCTCGTGGGCCTGGACGGTCGGGCCCGGGAGGATCGGCTCGTGGCTGGCCAGCAGGTGCCCTCCGGGAGCCAGGCGGGTCGCAGCCCGCTCGAGCACCTCGAACATGTCGGGCACCAGCTCGAGCACCCCGACGACCACGATCAGGTCCCACTCGCCCGGAGCGTCGCGCAGGAAGTCAGCGGCGTCCGCGACGACGTGCTCGGCCGAGGGGAACGCCCGCCTGGCCTCCTCGATCATGGCGGGCGACACGTCGACGAGGGTCAGGTCGGCGGCCGGGTAGGACGCACCGAGCATCCGCGCGGTCTGGCCGGTGCCCGCACCGAGGTCGAGCACGCGACGCGGGGCGAGGCCCAGCGGAGCGAGCAGCGCCGCGGCTGCCAGGTTGGCACTCCACCCCACGCGCACCGCCCACCCGTCGTACTCAGGCGCAAGCCAGTCGTAGAAGCCCGCCCAGCCGGCAGCGGCGTCGCGTCCCTCGTCATCGGTCGCCGCGCTCACGAGGACGCCGCCCGCACCTTCTGCGACAGCACCTCGGGCGTGTCGGCGGTGCCCCCGCGCGCAGCGATCCAGTCGTAGGCCTGCTGGCGCTCCGCGTGGCACATCAGCCCGACCACGTCACCGGGCTGGGCGCGCGCGACGAGCGCCGCCAGGCACTCGACCTCGGTCTCGAACGTGTCGATGTCGGTGACGCCGACGCGCGCGGCGCCCGCCCGCAGCAGGTCATCGATCTCCTTCATCGTGCGGCCCCGGAGGTAGTGCGCCTTGTGGCCGATCGCCACCACGTCGCTGCCCTTGGCCCCGATCTCGCCGAGGGCATCGATGAGCTCGTCCGTGCGGTCGCCCACGGCCCCGAGGCCGAGCAGCAGGCGGGAACCGGGACGGCGTACGCCCCCCATGATCTCGAGCAGCGCCTCCAGACCGGCCTCGTTGTGCGCCAGGTCCATCACGACCGAGATCTCCCCCGGCAGCGAGAAGAAGTTCATCCGGCCCGGGTTGTGCTCGGCGTCGGGACGGAACGACGTCAGGCCCGCGACGACGTCCGCGCGCTCGAGCCCGATGGCGAGCGCGGCGGACGCGGCAGCCAGCGCGTTCTCGATGTTGAAGCGGGAGAGGCCGGCGAGCGTCATCGGGACGTCGACGAGCTCGACCAGCGGGTCGGGGTCGGCGCCGGGGCGCAGCACGGTGATCCAGCCGTCGATGACCGTCGTGGCGCGGCCGCCGCCGTGGCCGAGCACCTCGCGCACGGCGGGAGAGTCAGGGTCGCGGCTGAAGATCCACGGCTGGGCGCTGATGACCGAGCGCATCGCCAGCACCCGCGGGTCGTCGCCGTTGAGCACCGCCCAGCCGTCCCGCCTGGTGATGCGCGGGACCACCGACTTCACCTCGGCGAGCTGGTCGACGGTGTCGATGCCCTGCATGCCGAGGTGGTCGGCGGTCACGTTGGTGACCACCGAGACGTCGTTGCGGGTGATCCCGATGCCCTTGAGCAGGATGCCGCCGCGCGCGGTCTCGGTGACGGCGAGCTGGACACCCTCCAGCCCGAGCGCACGTCCGGCGCCGGACGGCCCGGAGTAGTCGCCGGCCTCGACGAGGACGCCGTCGCGGTAGATGCCGTCGGTGTTCGACCAGCCGACCACCAGGCCGCTGGTGCGCGCGATGTGCGCGACCATCCGGCTGGTCGTGGTCTTGCCGTTGGTGCCGGTCACCGCGACGACGGGGATGCTCGGCACGATCGTTGTGGGTCGCTCGCCCTGCGGGGCGGCGGACACCTCCTCGGCGGCGCGGCTCACCGCGGCCTCGACGTCAGGTGCGGGGAGCGCGTCGAGTGCGTGCGCGACGGCCTCCCCCAGCGCCCGCGCGCGGCCCCGGTTGCGCCACGGGAAGGCGACCACGAGCACGTCCGCGTCCGAGGTGGGGCGCACCCGCACGGCGAGCCGCTTCGTGCCCGCCTCGGCGGCGATCGCCCGGACCAGCCGCTCGACCGCACGCAGCGCGAACCGCTGGCGGAAGCCGGACCCGGCCGCGCCGGGCCGCGTCGTGCGCAGCGAGATCCGCCGCGCGAACCGCAGCACCGACTCGTCGTCGGCCTCGGTGATCGTCGAGACGTCGAGCGTCAGCTTCACCGCGGCGCGCGGGAAGTAGAGGTTGGGTCCTTCGAGGATCCGGAGCTCGACGAGTGAGGTCACCCGGCGAAACTACCGAAGACCTGGACCCGGGCTACAGCCCCATGGCGTGGAAGCCGCCGTCGACGTGGACGATCTCCCCGGTGGTGGCCGGGAAGAAGTCGCTCAGCAGGGCGCATACGGCCTGGGCGGTCGGGGTGTGGTCCGACTCGTCCCACCCCAGGGGCGCGCGGTCCTTCCACGACGTCTCGAGCTCCTCGAAGCCGGGGATCGCCTTCGCAGCCAGGGTCTTCAGCGGACCGGCCGAGACCAGGTTGCAGCGGATCCCCTCGGGACCCAGGTCGCGCGCGACGTAGCGCGAGGTGTTCTCCAGCGCGGCCTTGGCCACGCCCATCCAGTCGTACGCCGGCCACGCGGTGGTCGCGTCGAACGTGAGGCCGACGATCGAGCTGCCGCGCGAGAGCAGCGGCCGCGTCGCGACGGCCAGCGACTTCAGGGAGTACGCCGACACCTGCACGGCCTGCGCCACGTCCTCCCACGGGCCGTCCATGAACTTGCCGCCGAGCAGCGTCTCGGGGTTGCCGTAGGCGATGGAGTGGACGACACCGTCGAGGCCGTCGACGTGCTCGCGCACCTGGTCGGCGAGGCCGGCGAGGTGCGCCTCGTCCGTCACGTCGAGCTCGAGCACCGGCGGCTCCTGCGGCAGCCGCTTGGCGATCCGCCGGGTGATGCCGAGTGCGCGGCCGAAGTTGGAGATCAGCACCGTGGCGCCCTGCTCCTGGGCGACGCGGGCGGTCGCGAAACCGATCGAGCTGTCCATCGTGACACCGGCGACGAGGATGCGCTTGCCGTCGAGGATTCCCATGGTGTGTGTCCCTTCGCTGTGCGGTCGGAAGTCAGGAGGTGGGTCAGTGGCCCATGCCGAGGCCGCCGTCGACCGGGATCACGGCCCCGGTGACGTAGGCGGCGCCGTCGGAGGCGAGCCAGGTGACGGCCGAGGCGACCTCGGCGGTGGAGGCGTAGCGCCCGAGCGGGACCTGCCCCTTGATCGCGTCCTTCTGGTCGTCGGTGAGGACGTCGGTCATGTCGGTCTCGACGAAGCCCGGCGAGACCACGTTGGTGGTGATCGAGCGGCTGCCGAGCTCGCGGGCGAGCGAGCGGGCCATGCCGACGAGACCGGCCTTGGAGGCGGCGTAGTTGACCTGCCCGGCCGAGCCCAGCAGGCCGACCACCGAGGAGATCAGGATGATCCGGCCGCGGCGCAGGCGCAGCATCCCCTTGGCTGCGCGCTTGGCGAGCCGGAAGGTGCCGGTGAGGTTGGTGTCGATGACTGAGGACCAGTCGTCCTCGCTCATCCGGAGCAGCAGCGTGTCCTTGGTGATGCCGGCGTTGGCCACCAGCACCTCGACCGGTCCGTGGGCCTCCTCGACCTGCTTGAACGCCGCCTCGACCGCGTCGGGGTCGGTGATGTCGCAGCGCACGTCGAGCGCACCCTCCGGCGCCCCGCCGTTGCGGGTCGTGACGGCCACCTTGTCGCCCTGGGCGATGAACGCCTCGGCGATGGCGCGACCGATGCCGCGGTTGCCGCCGGTGACGAGTACGGACCTGGGGGTGGTGGGGTTGTCGCTCACGAGCCCGACGCTAGTGATTACCGCGCGGTACGCCGAAACTGCTCACTCGTCCTCGAGGCGGAACCCGACCTTCATGCCGACCTGGAAGTGCTCGACCTGGCCGTCCTTGGCCTGGCCCCGGACCTGGGTGACCTCGAACCAGTCGATGTGGCGCAGCGTCTTGCCGGCCCGCTCGATCCCGTTGCGGATGGCCTCGTCGATGCCGTCGGGCGACGTGCCGACGATCTCGGTGACGCGATAGGTGCGGTTGGTCATGGTTCCTCCTGGACGCGTGGCTGGGGGCCTGACGCGGCCCGTGGATTGTGGAGCCTAGCGACGTAGACTCGGGGACATGGCCCAGCCCGACGCCGTTCGCATCACCACGGCGCGCAGCAGCGCCGCAGACGACATGAAGCTGCGCAAGCGCCGCTATGCGTGGTCCATGT is drawn from Nocardioides oleivorans and contains these coding sequences:
- a CDS encoding winged helix-turn-helix transcriptional regulator; the protein is MALGTDYPRQDCGIARSLELVGERWTLLILRDCFLGVRRFSDLQAHLDVSRGVLAARLDALVGAGLLVRVGEGHASYELTADALDLWPVLHGLAQWGDRRTSPGRPRRTFHHLADGGDCGVIGADGRCTTCDSAPRPGDIETRPGPGADRTLRDDPVSRALREPHRLLEPLVTR
- a CDS encoding class I SAM-dependent methyltransferase — translated: MSAATDDEGRDAAAGWAGFYDWLAPEYDGWAVRVGWSANLAAAALLAPLGLAPRRVLDLGAGTGQTARMLGASYPAADLTLVDVSPAMIEEARRAFPSAEHVVADAADFLRDAPGEWDLIVVVGVLELVPDMFEVLERAATRLAPGGHLLASHEPILPGPTVQAHEVSVVRGGHRVQRFERAEVARRAATYGLRQVATGDVVAFHREGDGSDAVDELVVWTRDA
- a CDS encoding Mur ligase family protein, yielding MTSLVELRILEGPNLYFPRAAVKLTLDVSTITEADDESVLRFARRISLRTTRPGAAGSGFRQRFALRAVERLVRAIAAEAGTKRLAVRVRPTSDADVLVVAFPWRNRGRARALGEAVAHALDALPAPDVEAAVSRAAEEVSAAPQGERPTTIVPSIPVVAVTGTNGKTTTSRMVAHIARTSGLVVGWSNTDGIYRDGVLVEAGDYSGPSGAGRALGLEGVQLAVTETARGGILLKGIGITRNDVSVVTNVTADHLGMQGIDTVDQLAEVKSVVPRITRRDGWAVLNGDDPRVLAMRSVISAQPWIFSRDPDSPAVREVLGHGGGRATTVIDGWITVLRPGADPDPLVELVDVPMTLAGLSRFNIENALAAASAALAIGLERADVVAGLTSFRPDAEHNPGRMNFFSLPGEISVVMDLAHNEAGLEALLEIMGGVRRPGSRLLLGLGAVGDRTDELIDALGEIGAKGSDVVAIGHKAHYLRGRTMKEIDDLLRAGAARVGVTDIDTFETEVECLAALVARAQPGDVVGLMCHAERQQAYDWIAARGGTADTPEVLSQKVRAASS
- the fabI gene encoding enoyl-ACP reductase FabI, translating into MGILDGKRILVAGVTMDSSIGFATARVAQEQGATVLISNFGRALGITRRIAKRLPQEPPVLELDVTDEAHLAGLADQVREHVDGLDGVVHSIAYGNPETLLGGKFMDGPWEDVAQAVQVSAYSLKSLAVATRPLLSRGSSIVGLTFDATTAWPAYDWMGVAKAALENTSRYVARDLGPEGIRCNLVSAGPLKTLAAKAIPGFEELETSWKDRAPLGWDESDHTPTAQAVCALLSDFFPATTGEIVHVDGGFHAMGL
- the fabG gene encoding 3-oxoacyl-[acyl-carrier-protein] reductase, which produces MSDNPTTPRSVLVTGGNRGIGRAIAEAFIAQGDKVAVTTRNGGAPEGALDVRCDITDPDAVEAAFKQVEEAHGPVEVLVANAGITKDTLLLRMSEDDWSSVIDTNLTGTFRLAKRAAKGMLRLRRGRIILISSVVGLLGSAGQVNYAASKAGLVGMARSLARELGSRSITTNVVSPGFVETDMTDVLTDDQKDAIKGQVPLGRYASTAEVASAVTWLASDGAAYVTGAVIPVDGGLGMGH
- a CDS encoding dodecin, whose protein sequence is MTNRTYRVTEIVGTSPDGIDEAIRNGIERAGKTLRHIDWFEVTQVRGQAKDGQVEHFQVGMKVGFRLEDE